The following coding sequences are from one Comamonas koreensis window:
- the ispF gene encoding 2-C-methyl-D-erythritol 2,4-cyclodiphosphate synthase: MRIGEGWDIHALVPGRDLILGGIQVPHTTGLLGHSDADVLLHAITDALVGAAGMGDIGSHFPDTDAAFRGADSAVLLAEAMRRVAAQGWQVNNVDSTVIAQAPKLAPHIPAMRATIAKTLGIDETQVNVKAKTAEKMGPVGQGAAMEARAVVLLVRAGEQA; the protein is encoded by the coding sequence ATGCGCATTGGTGAGGGTTGGGATATTCATGCGCTGGTGCCCGGCCGGGACCTGATTTTGGGCGGCATCCAGGTGCCGCACACCACCGGCCTGCTGGGCCATTCGGATGCCGATGTGCTGCTGCATGCGATCACCGATGCCTTGGTGGGCGCCGCTGGCATGGGCGATATCGGATCGCACTTTCCCGATACCGATGCCGCTTTCCGGGGTGCCGATTCGGCCGTGTTGCTGGCCGAGGCCATGCGCCGTGTGGCGGCCCAAGGCTGGCAGGTCAACAACGTGGATAGCACCGTCATTGCCCAGGCGCCCAAGCTGGCGCCGCATATTCCTGCGATGCGGGCCACTATTGCCAAGACCTTGGGCATTGATGAAACCCAGGTCAATGTGAAGGCCAAAACGGCCGAGAAGATGGGCCCGGTAGGCCAGGGTGCGGCGATGGAAGCCCGTGCGGTGGTGCTGCTGGTGCGGGCTGGCGAGCAGGCCTAA
- a CDS encoding GFA family protein → MQAQCLCGAVHVTAPTVQDVHVCHCSMCRRWGEGPAFTLHGGTEVELTGPVTRYASSPWAERAFCSHCGTHLFYRLLATNEHFLSAGLFQDEDGMRLASQIFIDEKPAYYDLANDTPKLTGAQVLAQYEET, encoded by the coding sequence ATGCAAGCCCAGTGCCTTTGCGGTGCGGTCCATGTGACTGCCCCGACTGTCCAAGATGTCCATGTATGCCATTGCAGCATGTGCAGGCGCTGGGGCGAGGGCCCCGCCTTCACCTTGCATGGCGGCACCGAGGTGGAGTTGACGGGCCCCGTCACCCGCTATGCCTCCTCCCCCTGGGCCGAGCGCGCCTTTTGCAGCCATTGCGGCACGCATTTGTTCTACCGCCTGCTGGCCACCAACGAGCATTTTCTGTCGGCTGGCCTGTTCCAGGACGAGGACGGAATGCGGCTGGCCTCGCAGATCTTCATTGACGAAAAGCCTGCCTATTACGACCTGGCCAATGACACCCCCAAGCTCACTGGGGCGCAGGTGTTGGCGCAGTACGAAGAGACCTGA
- a CDS encoding sensor histidine kinase — protein sequence MAPTPVNDADQSGLAPLDGSAAAAAHSNKRTRVGLNLFWRTFFLLAILLTGSILAWVQTLRSLETEPRAIQTAQQIASLVNLSRAALMHSDAIARVSLVKTMADQEGVRIVPREPKDVYESIDNSTPLGARLTQEVTKRLGPSTIVASSVNGEEGLWVGFTIDGDQNWFLIEPSRFNPAGGKTWLVWVLTAAALSLAGAAVIAGLINRPLKQLSSATNRLREGDFAAQLDEDAVTSEIREVNIGFNRMSERLSKLEQDRAVMLAGISHDLRTPLARLRLETEMSVFDQVAREHMVADIVQLDATIDKFLDYARPDHAAKLAPVNVYGVVSSCVYAVQDHQELQVHMKVPEELMVNADEIELSRVLSNVLENARRYGKTPGASHTRVDITVKFSESTVTIRMRDHGPGVSKDQLSSLTKPFYRGDTARTAAAGAGLGLSIVEKTVQRMGGRLSMVNASDGSTGLVTSIYLRRAPDQAIGKEPKRRLLRPQIKRHLPGAPTNLADLQ from the coding sequence ATGGCTCCCACCCCTGTTAACGACGCCGACCAATCCGGTCTGGCCCCTCTGGATGGCAGCGCCGCAGCGGCCGCGCACAGCAACAAGCGCACCCGCGTCGGCCTCAATCTTTTTTGGCGCACTTTCTTTTTGCTCGCCATCTTGCTGACCGGCAGCATCCTGGCCTGGGTGCAGACCCTGCGCTCGCTCGAGACCGAACCCCGCGCCATCCAGACGGCCCAGCAGATCGCCTCGCTGGTAAACCTCAGCCGTGCGGCGCTGATGCACTCCGATGCCATCGCCCGCGTCTCCCTCGTCAAGACCATGGCCGACCAGGAAGGCGTGCGCATTGTGCCGCGTGAGCCCAAGGATGTGTACGAGTCCATCGACAACTCCACCCCGCTGGGCGCGCGCCTGACGCAGGAAGTGACCAAACGCCTGGGCCCCAGCACCATCGTGGCCAGCAGCGTCAATGGCGAAGAAGGCCTGTGGGTGGGCTTCACTATCGATGGTGACCAGAACTGGTTCCTGATCGAGCCCTCGCGCTTCAACCCGGCTGGCGGCAAGACCTGGCTGGTGTGGGTGCTGACGGCCGCAGCGCTGTCGCTCGCTGGTGCAGCGGTGATCGCAGGCCTTATCAACCGGCCACTCAAGCAGCTGTCCAGCGCCACCAACCGGCTGCGCGAAGGCGACTTTGCCGCGCAACTCGACGAAGATGCCGTCACCAGCGAAATCCGTGAAGTGAACATCGGCTTCAACCGCATGAGCGAGCGCCTGTCCAAGCTCGAGCAAGACCGCGCGGTCATGCTGGCCGGCATCTCGCACGACTTGCGCACGCCGCTGGCCCGCCTGCGGCTGGAGACCGAGATGAGCGTGTTCGACCAGGTCGCGCGCGAGCACATGGTGGCCGACATCGTGCAGCTCGATGCCACCATCGACAAGTTCCTCGATTACGCCCGCCCCGACCATGCCGCCAAGCTCGCGCCGGTCAATGTTTACGGCGTCGTGTCCTCCTGCGTCTACGCCGTGCAGGACCACCAGGAGCTGCAGGTGCACATGAAGGTGCCCGAAGAGCTGATGGTCAATGCCGATGAGATCGAGCTCTCGCGCGTGCTGTCCAACGTGCTGGAAAACGCCCGCCGCTATGGCAAGACGCCAGGCGCCTCGCACACCCGCGTGGACATCACCGTCAAGTTCAGCGAAAGCACCGTCACCATCCGCATGCGCGACCATGGCCCGGGCGTCTCCAAGGACCAGCTGAGCAGCCTGACCAAGCCGTTTTACCGGGGTGACACAGCCCGCACGGCAGCCGCTGGTGCGGGCCTGGGTCTATCGATCGTCGAGAAAACCGTGCAGCGCATGGGCGGGCGCTTGAGCATGGTCAATGCCTCGGATGGCAGCACGGGCCTGGTCACCAGCATCTACCTGCGCCGCGCGCCCGACCAGGCCATCGGCAAGGAGCCCAAGCGCCGCCTGCTGCGCCCACAGATCAAGCGGCACCTGCCGGGAGCCCCTACCAACCTGGCCGATCTGCAATAA
- the ompR gene encoding two-component system response regulator OmpR has protein sequence MVTATNRVDKILVVDDDARIRDLLRRYLSHEGFEVMIAEDGKGLQRILLRETVDLIVLDLMMPGEDGLSICRRLRASNDRTPIIMLTAKGEDVDRIVGLEVGADDYIGKPFNPRELLARIHAVLRRRPPQEAPGAPSGENEVVNFGPFTFDMSTRVLTKDGEELPLTTGEFAMLKTLVRHPRQPLSREKLALLARGREFEPFDRSLDVQVSRLRKLVEVDPAAPRYIQTVWGVGYVFVPDGAN, from the coding sequence ATGGTTACAGCAACCAATCGCGTCGACAAAATCTTGGTCGTTGATGATGACGCACGAATTCGCGATCTGCTGCGCCGCTATCTGTCGCATGAAGGCTTTGAAGTCATGATTGCCGAGGATGGCAAGGGCCTGCAGCGCATCTTGCTGCGTGAGACCGTGGATCTGATCGTGCTCGATTTGATGATGCCCGGTGAAGACGGACTGTCCATCTGCCGCCGCCTGCGCGCCAGCAACGACCGCACCCCCATCATCATGCTGACCGCGAAGGGTGAGGACGTGGACCGCATCGTGGGTCTGGAAGTCGGCGCCGATGACTACATCGGCAAGCCCTTTAACCCGCGCGAACTGCTGGCCCGTATCCACGCCGTGCTGCGCCGCCGCCCACCGCAAGAAGCGCCGGGCGCGCCATCGGGCGAGAACGAGGTGGTCAACTTCGGCCCCTTCACCTTTGACATGAGCACCCGCGTGCTGACCAAGGACGGCGAAGAGCTTCCCCTGACCACTGGCGAATTCGCGATGCTCAAGACCCTGGTGCGCCACCCACGCCAGCCGCTGTCGCGTGAAAAGCTGGCCCTGCTCGCGCGCGGCCGCGAGTTCGAGCCCTTCGACCGCAGTCTGGACGTGCAGGTTTCACGCCTGCGCAAGCTCGTCGAGGTCGACCCGGCAGCTCCTCGCTATATCCAGACCGTCTGGGGCGTGGGCTATGTGTTCGTACCCGATGGCGCCAACTGA
- a CDS encoding 3-hydroxybutyrate dehydrogenase, whose product MLKAKTALVTGSTSGIGLGIAKALARQGANIILNGFGDAEGPIKEVQDVITSSGSGARVGYHGADMSKAADIEAMFAYATQTFGRVDILINNAGIQHVSNVQDFPVERWDAIIAINLTSAFHTSRLALPPMQKSGWGRIINIASVHGLVGSAGKSAYVAAKHGIVGLTKVTALENAASGITCNAICPGWVLTPLVQKQVDAKAAQMGVSNEEAKKLLLGEKEPSMQFTTPEELGELAVFFCSPAANNVRGVAWNMDGGWVAQ is encoded by the coding sequence ATGTTGAAAGCAAAAACAGCGCTCGTCACCGGATCGACGAGCGGTATCGGATTGGGGATTGCCAAGGCGCTGGCGCGCCAGGGCGCCAACATCATCTTGAATGGCTTTGGCGACGCAGAAGGGCCCATCAAGGAAGTGCAGGACGTGATCACCAGCAGCGGCTCCGGCGCTCGGGTGGGCTACCACGGCGCCGACATGAGCAAGGCTGCCGACATCGAGGCCATGTTTGCCTATGCGACGCAGACCTTTGGCCGGGTGGACATCCTGATCAACAACGCCGGCATCCAGCATGTATCCAACGTACAGGACTTTCCGGTCGAGCGCTGGGATGCCATCATCGCCATCAACCTCACCAGCGCCTTCCACACCAGCCGGCTGGCATTGCCGCCCATGCAAAAGTCGGGCTGGGGCCGCATCATCAATATCGCCTCGGTCCATGGCCTGGTCGGCTCGGCCGGCAAATCCGCCTATGTCGCCGCCAAGCACGGCATTGTGGGCCTCACCAAGGTGACCGCGCTGGAGAACGCCGCCAGCGGCATCACCTGCAACGCCATCTGCCCGGGCTGGGTGCTCACGCCCCTGGTCCAAAAGCAGGTCGATGCCAAAGCTGCCCAAATGGGTGTCAGCAATGAAGAGGCCAAAAAGCTGCTGCTGGGCGAGAAGGAGCCCTCGATGCAGTTCACCACGCCCGAAGAGCTGGGCGAGCTGGCCGTGTTCTTCTGCTCACCGGCCGCCAACAATGTGCGCGGCGTGGCCTGGAACATGGATGGCGGCTGGGTAGCGCAATAA
- a CDS encoding alpha/beta fold hydrolase: MYQDPRLQYVTCAVAGNTDTGRQGATHRMAYWEWNDTGDLHHPHVIVCAHGLTRQGRDFDVLARQLSLQARVICPDVVGRGYSDWLEDPAGYQVPLYVADMLALLQQVHGAAPIGKLDWVGTSMGGLIGIGLAGEPSIRPLMPAPIRRLVLNDVGPTIEASALARIGSYVGQHMLYGSEQEAVASMGQLSKGFGPHSDEEWLALSRPMLRPEAGGSVRLHYDPAIAQPMQAMTPEMAAAGEQLLWHLYDQIEAVTLVLRGADSDLLSAKTAQSMAERGPKARVVEFPGVGHAPTLVSFDQTAAVLAFLCGA; encoded by the coding sequence ATGTACCAAGATCCACGCTTGCAGTATGTCACCTGTGCGGTGGCGGGGAATACGGACACGGGTCGCCAGGGTGCCACGCACCGGATGGCCTATTGGGAGTGGAACGATACGGGCGATCTGCATCACCCGCATGTGATCGTCTGCGCCCATGGCCTGACCCGGCAAGGGCGTGATTTTGATGTGCTGGCGCGGCAGCTGTCGCTGCAGGCGCGGGTGATCTGCCCGGATGTGGTGGGCCGCGGCTACAGCGATTGGCTGGAAGACCCGGCCGGCTACCAGGTCCCCTTGTATGTGGCCGATATGCTGGCCTTGCTCCAGCAGGTGCACGGCGCAGCGCCCATTGGCAAGCTCGATTGGGTGGGCACCAGCATGGGTGGCCTCATCGGCATTGGCCTGGCCGGTGAGCCCAGCATCCGGCCCCTGATGCCCGCACCCATCCGCCGCCTGGTGCTCAATGATGTGGGGCCGACCATCGAGGCCTCTGCGCTGGCACGCATTGGCAGCTATGTGGGCCAGCACATGCTGTATGGCTCCGAGCAAGAGGCGGTTGCGTCCATGGGCCAGCTCTCCAAGGGTTTTGGCCCGCACAGCGATGAGGAATGGCTGGCGCTGTCGCGCCCGATGCTGCGGCCCGAAGCTGGCGGCAGTGTGCGCCTGCATTACGACCCGGCCATTGCGCAGCCCATGCAGGCGATGACCCCAGAGATGGCTGCCGCCGGAGAGCAACTGCTGTGGCACCTCTACGACCAGATCGAGGCTGTGACCTTGGTGCTGCGGGGTGCAGATTCAGACTTGCTTTCTGCGAAAACGGCCCAATCTATGGCGGAACGCGGCCCCAAGGCGCGGGTGGTGGAGTTCCCCGGTGTCGGCCATGCGCCCACCTTGGTATCTTTTGATCAAACGGCTGCCGTGCTGGCTTTTTTATGCGGTGCGTAG
- a CDS encoding RelA/SpoT family protein — translation MKSLTAVAQPAPGAEYLPPEPVSPLVAATANALPMQDNVLARARAFSVPLIAEETLDTGENALQHADAVAAILKHIGGSEAMQAAAYLVHTSEQLNKPREVIGKAFGESYAVLAVETVALMKVQAQARQADAGHLVDDPATQTENIRKMLLAFSRDLRVVMLRLTSRLQTLRWYAATKGPVSPAVARESLQVFAPLANRLGIWQIKWELEDLAFRFLEPDTYKKIAKLLDETRVERELYMVGLRERLESDLRAHSISATVAGRPKHIYSIIKKMRGKSLGFDQLFDIRALRVVVPTVKDCYAALSFVHEAFSPVESEFDDYIARPKPNGYQSLHTVVRDEHGKAIEIQIRTQAMHDHAENGVAAHWAYKEAGTKGYAGVSATSDYDAKIAVLRQLLAWRKDMVGQTQDSGLFDDHIYVLTPNAAVIELPQGATPVDFAYSVHTDLGHRCRGAKVDGQMVPLNTPLQNGQTVEVVSVKEGRPSRDWLNAELGYLVSSRAKAKVRAWFNAQVMHETVSRGRELVEKLLQREGKTALKHDDLADQLGFKTAEALFEVVGKDELSLRTIENILRPPEPLQADDEMVLSRPRKATEGSGKGGVLVVGVDSLMTQLAKCCKPAPPDRIGGFVTRGKGVSVHRHDCSNFREMCARNPERSIDVEWGLPTHGQRSTEAVYPVDVAVEAHDRQGLLRDISELFARDKTNVIGVQTQSVKGTAWMTFTVEVSDSGKLAKVLASVATVSGVRSVRRK, via the coding sequence ATGAAAAGTCTTACGGCAGTCGCTCAGCCCGCGCCAGGCGCGGAATATCTTCCCCCGGAGCCCGTCTCCCCGCTGGTGGCTGCCACTGCCAATGCCTTGCCGATGCAAGACAACGTGCTGGCCCGGGCGCGCGCTTTTTCCGTACCGCTGATCGCCGAGGAAACCCTGGATACGGGCGAGAACGCACTGCAGCACGCTGATGCCGTCGCTGCCATCCTCAAGCACATTGGTGGCTCCGAAGCGATGCAGGCGGCTGCCTACCTGGTACACACCAGTGAGCAGCTGAACAAGCCGCGCGAAGTCATCGGCAAAGCCTTTGGCGAGAGCTATGCGGTGCTGGCGGTGGAGACCGTGGCGCTGATGAAGGTGCAGGCGCAGGCGCGCCAAGCCGATGCCGGCCACCTGGTCGATGACCCGGCTACGCAGACCGAGAACATCCGCAAGATGCTGCTGGCGTTCTCGCGCGACTTGCGCGTGGTGATGCTGCGCCTGACATCACGCCTGCAAACCTTGCGCTGGTATGCGGCCACCAAGGGGCCGGTGTCGCCCGCGGTGGCGCGCGAGAGCCTGCAGGTTTTTGCGCCGCTGGCCAACCGCTTGGGTATCTGGCAGATCAAGTGGGAGCTCGAGGACCTGGCTTTCCGCTTTCTGGAGCCCGATACCTATAAGAAGATCGCCAAGCTGCTCGATGAGACCCGGGTCGAGCGTGAGCTCTATATGGTGGGCCTGCGCGAGCGGCTCGAATCCGACCTGCGCGCGCACAGCATCAGCGCGACAGTCGCTGGCCGCCCCAAGCATATCTACAGCATCATCAAGAAGATGCGCGGCAAGTCGCTGGGCTTTGACCAGCTCTTCGATATCCGTGCGCTGCGCGTGGTGGTGCCCACGGTCAAGGACTGCTATGCAGCCTTGTCCTTCGTGCACGAGGCCTTCAGCCCGGTGGAGTCGGAGTTTGACGACTACATCGCCCGGCCCAAACCCAATGGCTACCAGTCGCTGCACACGGTGGTGCGGGACGAGCACGGCAAGGCCATCGAGATTCAGATCCGCACCCAGGCCATGCACGACCATGCCGAAAACGGTGTGGCCGCCCACTGGGCCTACAAGGAAGCGGGCACCAAGGGCTATGCCGGCGTATCTGCCACCAGTGATTACGACGCCAAGATTGCGGTGCTGCGCCAGCTGCTGGCCTGGCGCAAGGACATGGTCGGCCAGACCCAGGACAGTGGCCTGTTTGACGACCATATCTATGTGCTGACGCCCAATGCCGCCGTCATTGAGCTGCCCCAGGGCGCTACACCGGTGGACTTTGCCTATTCGGTGCACACCGATCTGGGCCACCGCTGCCGGGGTGCCAAGGTCGATGGGCAGATGGTGCCACTCAACACACCGCTGCAAAACGGGCAGACGGTGGAGGTCGTCTCCGTCAAGGAAGGGCGGCCATCGCGCGACTGGCTCAATGCCGAGCTGGGCTACCTGGTCAGCTCGCGCGCCAAGGCCAAGGTGCGCGCCTGGTTCAATGCCCAGGTCATGCACGAGACGGTGAGCCGGGGCCGCGAACTGGTCGAGAAACTCCTGCAGCGCGAAGGCAAGACGGCGCTCAAGCACGATGACCTGGCCGACCAGCTGGGCTTCAAGACCGCAGAGGCACTGTTTGAGGTGGTGGGCAAGGACGAGTTGTCGCTGCGCACCATTGAGAACATCCTGCGCCCCCCGGAGCCCCTGCAGGCCGATGATGAAATGGTGCTGAGCCGCCCGCGCAAGGCCACCGAGGGCTCGGGCAAGGGCGGCGTGCTGGTGGTGGGCGTTGATTCGCTGATGACCCAACTGGCCAAATGCTGCAAGCCCGCACCGCCCGATCGCATCGGGGGCTTTGTGACGCGGGGCAAGGGAGTGAGCGTGCACCGCCACGACTGCAGCAACTTCCGCGAGATGTGCGCCCGCAATCCCGAGCGCAGCATTGATGTGGAGTGGGGCCTGCCCACCCATGGCCAGCGCTCGACCGAAGCGGTCTACCCCGTCGATGTGGCCGTGGAGGCCCACGACCGCCAGGGCCTGCTGCGTGACATCTCTGAGCTGTTCGCGCGTGACAAGACCAATGTGATCGGTGTGCAGACCCAGT